From a region of the Paraburkholderia hospita genome:
- the putA gene encoding trifunctional transcriptional regulator/proline dehydrogenase/L-glutamate gamma-semialdehyde dehydrogenase, whose amino-acid sequence MASTTLGVKVDDLLRTRLKDAATRLERTPHWLIKQAIFAYLEKIEHGQLPAELSGHHNATELVEGAADSDDSDGLHPFLEFAQSVQPQSVLRAAITAAYRRPEPECVPFLLGQARLPANIASDVQTLAGKLVETLRGKSKGGGVEGLIHEFSLSSQEGVALMCLAEALLRIPDRATRDALIRDKISKGDWRSHVGHAPSLFVNAATWGLMITGKLVTTNSETGLSSALTRMIGKGGEPLIRKGVDMAMRLMGEQFVTGENISEALANSRKFEARGFRYSYDMLGEAATTEADAQRYYASYEQAIHAIGKAAGGRGIYEGPGISIKLSALHPRYSRSQQERTMSELLPRVRALAILARRYDIGLNIDAEEADRLEISLDLLEALCFDPELQGWNGIGFVVQAYQKRCPFVIDYIVDLARRSRHRIMVRLVKGAYWDTEIKRAQVDGLEGYPVYTRKIYTDVSYVACAKKLLGAPDAVYPQFATHNAHTLSAIYHLAGQNYYPGQYEFQCLHGMGEPLYEEVTGRDKLNRPCRVYAPVGTHETLLAYLVRRLLENGANTSFVNRIADESVAIKDLVADPVEEASKVVPLGAPHAKIPLPRNLFGAERTNSMGLDLSNEHRLASLSSALLASAHHPWRAAPMLEDNEIAVGNARDVRNPSDHRDLVGTVVEATPEHVSAALSHAVAAAPIWQATPVEARADCLARAADLLEAQMHTLMGLVVREAGKSLPNAVAEIREAIDFLRYYSTQIRDEFSNDTHRPLGPVVCISPWNFPLAIFMGQVAAALAAGNTVLAKPAEQTPLIAAQAVRILREAGVPAGAVQLLPGDGETVGAALVADARTRAVMFTGSTEVARLINKTLSNRLDPEGKPIPLIAETGGQNAMIVDSSALAEQVVADVLQSSFDSAGQRCSALRVLCLQDDVADRTLEMLTGAMKELAVGNPDRLSADVGPVIDADAKRGIDAHIAGMREKGRKVTQLAMPDGCAAGTFVPPTLIELDSIDELKREVFGPVLHVVRYRRSALDKLLEQIRATGYGLTLGIHTRIDETIAHVISRAHVGNIYVNRNVIGAVVGVQPFGGEGLSGTGPKAGGALYLQRLLATRPAGLPKSLAQTLMVDGSQAASNGAQNGNAASDNPAAALTTLRDWLIAEREPVLAARCDGYLANIPAGATAVLSGPTGERNTYTLGARGTVLCVASTASGARVQFAAALATGNKALFEGAAGEQLYAALPAPLKQYASVKKNAETSFDAALFEGDSDELLTLVKDIAKRAGPIVSVQGVAARALESGDEDYALERLLTERSVSVNTAAAGGNANLMTIG is encoded by the coding sequence ATGGCGAGCACCACTCTTGGCGTCAAAGTCGACGATCTGTTGCGTACCCGGCTGAAAGATGCCGCCACGCGTCTCGAACGCACCCCGCACTGGCTGATCAAGCAGGCGATCTTCGCGTACCTGGAGAAGATCGAACACGGTCAACTTCCCGCCGAACTGTCGGGCCACCATAACGCAACCGAACTGGTCGAAGGCGCCGCCGATTCCGACGATAGCGACGGGCTGCATCCGTTCCTCGAATTCGCGCAGAGCGTGCAGCCGCAGTCGGTGCTGCGCGCGGCGATCACGGCGGCGTATCGCCGTCCCGAACCGGAGTGCGTGCCGTTCCTGCTCGGCCAGGCGCGCCTGCCCGCGAATATCGCGAGCGACGTGCAGACCCTGGCGGGCAAGCTCGTCGAAACGCTGCGCGGCAAAAGCAAGGGCGGCGGCGTCGAAGGGCTGATCCACGAGTTCTCGCTGTCGAGCCAGGAAGGCGTCGCGCTGATGTGCCTCGCCGAAGCGCTGCTGCGCATTCCCGATCGCGCCACGCGCGATGCGCTGATCCGCGACAAGATCAGCAAGGGCGACTGGCGTTCGCACGTCGGTCATGCGCCGTCGCTGTTCGTGAACGCGGCGACTTGGGGCCTGATGATCACCGGCAAGCTGGTGACGACGAATAGCGAAACGGGTCTGTCGTCGGCGCTCACGCGCATGATCGGCAAGGGCGGCGAGCCGCTGATCCGCAAGGGCGTCGACATGGCGATGCGCCTGATGGGCGAGCAGTTCGTCACGGGCGAAAACATCTCGGAAGCGCTGGCGAACAGCCGCAAGTTCGAAGCGCGCGGATTCCGCTACTCGTACGACATGCTCGGCGAAGCCGCGACGACGGAAGCCGACGCACAGCGCTACTACGCGTCGTACGAACAGGCGATCCACGCGATCGGCAAGGCGGCAGGCGGCCGTGGCATCTACGAAGGCCCCGGCATTTCGATCAAGCTGTCCGCGCTGCATCCGCGCTATTCGCGTTCGCAGCAGGAACGCACGATGAGCGAGCTGCTGCCGCGCGTGCGCGCGCTGGCGATCCTCGCGCGCCGCTACGACATCGGCCTGAACATCGACGCTGAAGAAGCGGACCGCTTGGAAATCTCGCTCGATCTGCTCGAAGCGCTGTGCTTCGATCCTGAGCTGCAAGGCTGGAACGGCATCGGCTTCGTCGTGCAGGCGTACCAGAAGCGCTGCCCGTTCGTGATCGACTACATCGTCGATCTGGCACGCCGCAGCCGTCACCGCATCATGGTGCGTCTCGTAAAGGGCGCGTACTGGGATACGGAAATCAAGCGCGCGCAGGTGGATGGTCTCGAAGGCTATCCGGTGTACACGCGCAAGATCTATACGGACGTGTCGTATGTCGCGTGCGCGAAGAAGCTGCTCGGCGCGCCGGATGCCGTCTATCCGCAGTTCGCGACGCACAACGCGCACACGCTGTCCGCGATCTATCACCTCGCGGGTCAGAACTACTATCCCGGCCAGTACGAGTTCCAGTGCCTGCACGGCATGGGTGAGCCGCTGTACGAAGAAGTCACGGGCCGCGACAAGCTGAACCGGCCGTGCCGTGTGTATGCGCCCGTCGGCACGCATGAAACGCTGCTCGCGTATCTCGTGCGCCGCTTGCTGGAAAACGGCGCGAATACGTCGTTCGTGAACCGTATCGCCGATGAAAGCGTGGCGATCAAGGACCTCGTTGCCGATCCAGTCGAAGAAGCCTCGAAGGTCGTGCCGCTCGGCGCGCCGCACGCGAAGATTCCGCTGCCGCGCAATCTTTTCGGTGCGGAGCGTACCAACTCGATGGGCCTCGATCTGTCGAACGAACATCGTCTCGCGTCGCTGTCGTCGGCGTTGCTGGCGAGCGCGCATCATCCGTGGCGCGCCGCGCCGATGCTCGAAGACAACGAAATCGCCGTCGGCAATGCACGCGACGTGCGCAATCCGTCGGATCATCGCGACCTTGTCGGCACGGTTGTCGAAGCGACGCCGGAACATGTGAGCGCTGCGCTCTCGCACGCCGTCGCTGCCGCGCCGATCTGGCAGGCGACGCCCGTCGAAGCGCGCGCCGATTGCCTCGCGCGTGCCGCCGATCTGCTCGAAGCGCAGATGCATACGCTGATGGGTCTCGTCGTGCGCGAAGCGGGCAAGTCGCTGCCGAACGCCGTCGCCGAAATCCGCGAAGCCATCGACTTCCTGCGCTACTACTCGACGCAGATTCGCGACGAATTTTCGAACGACACGCATCGTCCGCTCGGTCCCGTGGTGTGTATCAGCCCGTGGAATTTCCCGCTGGCGATCTTCATGGGTCAGGTTGCGGCTGCGCTCGCAGCAGGCAACACGGTGCTCGCGAAGCCTGCTGAACAGACGCCGCTGATCGCCGCGCAAGCCGTGCGCATTCTGCGCGAAGCCGGCGTGCCGGCAGGCGCTGTGCAACTGCTGCCGGGCGACGGTGAAACGGTCGGCGCCGCTCTGGTCGCCGATGCACGCACGCGTGCCGTGATGTTCACCGGCTCGACGGAAGTCGCGCGTCTGATCAACAAGACGCTGTCGAACCGTCTCGACCCCGAAGGCAAGCCGATTCCGCTGATCGCCGAAACGGGCGGTCAGAACGCGATGATCGTCGATTCGTCGGCGCTCGCGGAACAGGTGGTTGCGGACGTGCTGCAGTCGTCGTTCGATTCGGCCGGTCAACGTTGTTCGGCGCTGCGCGTTCTCTGTCTGCAGGACGACGTCGCGGATCGCACGCTCGAAATGCTGACGGGCGCGATGAAGGAACTGGCGGTTGGCAACCCGGATCGCTTGTCGGCCGATGTGGGTCCCGTGATCGATGCGGACGCGAAGCGCGGTATCGACGCGCACATCGCCGGGATGCGCGAGAAGGGCCGCAAGGTTACGCAATTGGCAATGCCGGACGGCTGCGCAGCCGGCACGTTTGTTCCGCCGACGCTGATCGAACTCGACAGCATCGACGAATTGAAGCGTGAAGTGTTTGGTCCGGTGCTGCACGTGGTGCGTTATCGCCGCAGCGCGCTCGACAAACTGCTCGAGCAGATCCGCGCAACGGGTTATGGCCTGACACTCGGCATCCATACGCGTATCGATGAAACGATCGCGCATGTGATCAGCCGCGCACACGTGGGCAACATCTACGTGAACCGTAACGTGATCGGTGCCGTGGTCGGCGTGCAGCCGTTCGGCGGCGAAGGGTTGTCGGGCACGGGTCCGAAGGCGGGCGGCGCGCTGTATCTGCAACGTCTGCTCGCGACGCGTCCCGCTGGTTTGCCGAAGTCGCTCGCGCAAACGCTGATGGTTGACGGTTCGCAAGCTGCATCGAACGGTGCGCAAAACGGCAACGCGGCAAGCGATAATCCTGCCGCAGCGCTGACAACACTGCGCGACTGGCTGATCGCGGAACGCGAGCCCGTACTGGCCGCGCGTTGCGATGGCTATCTGGCAAACATTCCGGCGGGCGCAACGGCCGTGCTGTCCGGTCCGACGGGCGAGCGCAACACGTACACACTCGGCGCGCGCGGTACGGTGCTGTGTGTCGCGTCGACGGCAAGCGGCGCGCGCGTGCAGTTCGCGGCGGCGCTGGCGACGGGCAACAAGGCGCTGTTCGAAGGCGCGGCGGGCGAGCAGCTGTATGCTGCGCTGCCGGCGCCGCTCAAGCAGTACGCGAGCGTGAAGAAGAACGCGGAAACATCGTTCGATGCCGCGCTCTTCGAAGGCGACAGCGACGAGCTGCTGACGCTCGTGAAGGACATCGCGAAGCGCGCGGGCCCGATCGTGTCGGTGCAGGGCGTTGCGGCGCGGGCGCTGGAAAGCGGCGATGAGGATTACGCACTCGAACGTCTGTTGACGGAGCGTTCGGTGAGCGTGAATACGGCAGCAGCAGGCGGTAATGCGAATTTGATGACGATCGGCTGA
- the hemE gene encoding uroporphyrinogen decarboxylase, whose product MAHNLLNDTFLRALLRQPTEYTPIWLMRQAGRYLPEYNATRSRAGSFLGLAKNPDYATEVTLQPLERYPLDAAILFSDILTIPDAMGLGLDFQVGEGPKFARPVRTEEDVARLAVPDIDSTLRYVTDAVRQIRTALTDAQGRQRVPLIGFSGSPWTLACYMVEGGGSDDFRTVKSMLYARPDLMHRILDVNAKAVAAYLNAQIEAGAQAVMIFDTWGGALADGIYQRFSLHYIQQVVSQLKREHDGNRVPVITFTKGGGLWLEEIAATGVDAVGLDWTVNLGKARERVGGKVALQGNIDPSVLFAPPSTIRIEARAVLDSFGNFPGHVFNLGHGISQFTPPENVAELVDEVHRHSRTIRSAGGDAKA is encoded by the coding sequence GTGGCCCACAACCTCCTCAACGACACTTTCCTGCGCGCGTTGTTGCGCCAGCCGACCGAGTACACGCCGATCTGGCTGATGCGCCAGGCAGGACGCTATCTGCCGGAGTACAACGCGACGCGTAGCCGCGCGGGCAGCTTCCTCGGGCTCGCGAAGAATCCCGATTACGCGACGGAAGTCACGTTGCAGCCGCTCGAACGCTATCCGCTCGACGCCGCGATTCTTTTCTCCGACATCCTGACCATCCCCGACGCGATGGGTCTCGGCCTCGATTTCCAGGTCGGCGAAGGGCCGAAGTTCGCGCGTCCGGTGCGCACTGAAGAGGACGTCGCGCGTCTGGCTGTGCCGGATATCGACAGCACGTTGCGTTACGTCACCGACGCGGTGCGCCAGATCCGCACCGCGCTCACCGACGCGCAAGGCCGTCAGCGCGTGCCGCTGATCGGCTTCTCGGGCAGCCCGTGGACGCTTGCGTGCTATATGGTCGAAGGCGGCGGCTCCGACGATTTCCGGACCGTGAAGTCAATGCTGTATGCCCGTCCCGATCTGATGCATCGCATCCTGGACGTCAACGCGAAGGCGGTTGCGGCCTATCTGAACGCGCAGATCGAAGCGGGCGCGCAAGCCGTGATGATTTTCGACACGTGGGGCGGGGCGCTCGCCGACGGCATCTATCAGCGCTTCTCACTGCACTACATCCAGCAGGTCGTGAGTCAGTTGAAGCGCGAGCACGACGGCAACCGCGTGCCCGTTATCACCTTCACGAAGGGCGGCGGCTTGTGGCTCGAAGAGATCGCCGCGACGGGCGTCGATGCTGTCGGGCTCGACTGGACGGTGAACCTGGGCAAGGCGCGCGAGCGCGTCGGCGGCAAGGTGGCGCTACAGGGCAACATCGATCCTTCCGTGCTGTTCGCGCCGCCGTCGACGATCCGCATCGAAGCGCGCGCGGTGCTCGACAGCTTCGGTAATTTCCCCGGTCACGTCTTCAATCTTGGACATGGTATTTCGCAGTTCACGCCGCCCGAAAACGTCGCCGAACTGGTCGATGAAGTGCATCGGCATAGCCGCACGATCCGGTCGGCGGGTGGCGACGCCAAGGCGTGA
- a CDS encoding YeiH family protein encodes MSDTRHTLPAGAQPSRRASTTGCGGLFSTEDWWAVWVGLLVIVVAWALFASGSSIKWLATAPAKWTDPGAAGQDLVKHLPNYIALFAVFAVLFGVSLSVLKQRIAHFLASFAILFAVSVLIFEVGAWANASKYNLEPPLVALALGLLISNVFRLPEWFSAGLRVEFYIKVGIVLLGATLPFTLLVWAGPVAVGQATIVSLVTFFVIFFAAKALGLDKRFAAVLGVGGAVCGVSAAIAIAGAVRAKREHASVAITLVILWAIVMIFVLPFASRSLGLSTAVAGAWIGTSEFADAAGIAAAQAYGDFAKHAGGAIAGSPEASLQAFTLMKVVGRDIWIGIWAFLLAIVATTRWESSESGVTAKADAREIWARFPKFVIGFVIASALVTWIASHYSLADYRKVVTPEFVAPITALRTWAFILCFFSIGLTTRVRSLAATGIKPFIAFTVGVAVNIAIGYALSAHVFAPYWNSLGQGS; translated from the coding sequence ATGAGCGATACAAGACACACCTTGCCGGCGGGCGCACAGCCTTCGCGACGGGCAAGCACGACAGGCTGCGGCGGACTTTTTTCGACGGAAGACTGGTGGGCCGTATGGGTCGGCCTGCTGGTGATCGTGGTTGCGTGGGCGCTGTTTGCGTCGGGCAGCAGCATCAAGTGGCTTGCGACGGCGCCCGCGAAATGGACCGACCCCGGCGCGGCCGGACAAGACCTGGTCAAGCATCTGCCGAACTACATCGCGCTGTTCGCCGTGTTTGCCGTGCTGTTCGGCGTCAGCCTGAGCGTGCTCAAGCAGCGCATCGCACACTTCCTGGCGTCGTTCGCGATCCTGTTCGCCGTGTCGGTGCTGATTTTCGAAGTCGGCGCGTGGGCCAATGCGTCGAAGTACAACCTGGAGCCGCCGCTCGTCGCGCTCGCGCTTGGCTTGCTGATCTCGAATGTGTTCCGTCTGCCCGAATGGTTTTCGGCGGGATTGCGCGTCGAGTTTTACATCAAGGTGGGGATCGTGCTGCTCGGCGCGACGCTGCCGTTCACGCTGCTCGTCTGGGCGGGCCCGGTTGCCGTCGGACAGGCGACGATCGTTTCCCTCGTCACGTTCTTCGTGATCTTCTTCGCCGCGAAGGCGCTCGGCCTGGACAAGCGGTTCGCCGCGGTGCTCGGCGTCGGCGGTGCGGTATGCGGCGTGTCGGCGGCGATCGCGATTGCGGGCGCGGTCCGCGCGAAACGCGAGCATGCGTCGGTGGCGATCACGCTGGTGATCCTGTGGGCGATCGTGATGATCTTCGTGCTGCCGTTCGCCTCGCGCTCGCTCGGACTGTCGACGGCCGTCGCGGGCGCATGGATCGGCACTTCGGAATTCGCCGACGCCGCGGGCATTGCCGCCGCCCAGGCGTACGGGGACTTCGCGAAGCATGCGGGCGGCGCGATCGCGGGATCGCCCGAAGCGTCGCTTCAGGCGTTCACGCTGATGAAGGTGGTTGGCCGCGACATCTGGATCGGCATCTGGGCGTTCCTGCTCGCGATCGTCGCGACGACGCGCTGGGAGTCCAGCGAAAGCGGCGTAACCGCAAAGGCCGACGCGCGCGAAATCTGGGCGCGCTTTCCGAAGTTCGTGATCGGTTTCGTGATTGCGTCGGCGCTCGTCACGTGGATCGCGAGCCACTACTCGCTCGCCGACTACCGCAAGGTGGTGACGCCGGAATTCGTCGCGCCGATTACCGCGCTGCGCACATGGGCGTTCATCCTCTGCTTCTTCAGCATCGGACTGACGACGCGCGTTCGCTCACTGGCGGCCACGGGCATCAAGCCGTTCATCGCGTTCACGGTTGGCGTCGCCGTCAATATCGCCATCGGCTACGCGCTGTCCGCGCACGTGTTCGCACCGTATTGGAATAGCTTGGGGCAGGGCTCGTGA
- a CDS encoding transporter substrate-binding domain-containing protein, which produces MKKATLALLGAICCAGAVQAQSVAPAASSRLDEILARGTMRACTTGDYKPYSFYKQDGQFEGIDIDMAESLAKSLGVKAEFVKTSWSNLMTDFVAKCDVAVGGVSTTLDRQKRAFFTVAYQVDGKSPIVRCDDVEKYQTVAQIDQSTTRVIFNPGGTNERFAKQFFPHANQVLYPDNVTIFKQILAGKADVMVTDASETLLQQKLNPGLCAVHPDKPFQYGEKAWLVPRGDVVFQQYVDQWLHLARASGEYQSISDKWLK; this is translated from the coding sequence ATGAAGAAAGCTACGTTGGCCCTTCTTGGCGCCATCTGCTGCGCCGGCGCGGTCCAGGCGCAAAGTGTCGCACCTGCGGCATCGTCGCGGCTCGATGAGATTCTCGCGCGAGGCACAATGCGGGCGTGCACGACGGGCGACTACAAGCCGTACTCGTTCTATAAACAGGACGGCCAGTTCGAAGGCATCGACATCGACATGGCCGAGTCGCTGGCGAAATCGCTCGGCGTTAAGGCGGAGTTCGTGAAGACGTCGTGGTCGAACCTGATGACCGACTTCGTTGCGAAGTGCGATGTCGCCGTCGGCGGTGTGTCGACGACGCTGGATCGGCAAAAGCGGGCTTTCTTCACGGTCGCGTATCAGGTGGACGGAAAGTCGCCCATCGTGCGTTGCGACGACGTCGAGAAGTACCAGACAGTCGCGCAGATCGACCAATCGACTACCCGCGTAATCTTCAATCCGGGCGGCACCAATGAGCGGTTCGCGAAGCAGTTCTTTCCGCATGCGAACCAGGTCCTCTATCCGGACAATGTGACGATCTTCAAGCAGATTCTGGCCGGCAAGGCGGATGTGATGGTGACGGACGCGTCTGAGACGCTGTTGCAGCAAAAGCTCAATCCCGGTTTGTGCGCGGTACATCCTGACAAACCGTTCCAGTATGGAGAAAAGGCATGGCTGGTGCCGCGTGGCGATGTGGTGTTTCAGCAGTATGTCGACCAGTGGTTGCACCTCGCTCGCGCGTCGGGGGAATACCAGTCGATATCCGACAAGTGGCTGAAATAA
- a CDS encoding primosomal protein N': MRVVDLTSTYVRVALDHPLPTLFDYRCDASLAPAPGMLVSVPFGKRHIVGLVMEVTAHSDVPPDRLKSVHSVCAACPPLSEHWLQLTQFAADYYQRGIGEVALPALPQALRDAARWTRLFAPEERYRLLPAGRAALPDALPARATALRRLAAALAEADTLPAAEARALHAKATATLDAWQAEGWVALEVVDPAAHSLSRDHTPRSATLPTLTDEQTAAVEAIRDAQAFAPFLLHGVTGSGKTEVYLRALAGLLATNPQAQALVLVPEINLTPQFEAAFRARFASMDDTEIVTLHSGLAEGERARNWFAAHTGRARIVLGTRLAVLASLPHLAIIVVDEEHDPAYKQQEGLRYSARDLAIWRAKQVDVPVVLGSATPSLESWWQVEQGRYTRLTLTRRAVADAVLPTVHLVDLEDEQRRGRASVEGLSGPLIAALKARLERKEQSLVFLNRRGYAPQLACDACGWVAGCPRCSAYVVLHKPERALRCHHCGWESRIPRSCPECGNVDIAPLGRGTQRIEEALAGAVPGARVLRIDADSTRRKGSAQALFSDVHAGEVDILVGTQMIAKGHDFRRVSLVGVLNADTALFSHDFRASERLFAQLMQVSGRAGRAGLPGEVLVQTRYPRHALYHALARHDYVGFANSTLAERRDAHLPPFVYQAMLRAEGRTLDAALTFLQQAAAVLTDIPAASRVTVYDAVPLTIVKVMHVHRAQLLIESASRAALQTTLRAWQPVLRTLKGVLRWSIEVDPLDI; encoded by the coding sequence ATGCGGGTCGTCGATCTGACGAGCACCTACGTCCGCGTCGCGCTCGATCATCCTCTGCCGACGCTTTTTGATTACCGCTGTGACGCCTCACTGGCGCCGGCGCCGGGCATGCTCGTCAGCGTGCCGTTCGGCAAGCGGCATATTGTGGGCCTCGTCATGGAAGTGACTGCTCACAGTGACGTGCCCCCCGACCGTCTGAAGTCGGTCCATAGCGTCTGCGCCGCTTGCCCGCCGCTTTCAGAACATTGGCTGCAACTCACGCAGTTCGCCGCCGACTACTACCAGCGCGGCATCGGTGAAGTCGCGCTGCCAGCGCTTCCCCAGGCATTACGCGATGCGGCGCGCTGGACGCGGCTTTTCGCTCCCGAGGAGCGCTATCGTCTGTTGCCCGCAGGGCGCGCCGCGTTGCCCGACGCGCTTCCTGCCCGTGCCACGGCGTTGCGCCGTCTTGCGGCCGCGCTCGCGGAAGCCGACACGCTGCCCGCCGCGGAAGCCCGCGCGTTGCACGCGAAGGCAACCGCGACGCTCGACGCGTGGCAAGCCGAAGGTTGGGTCGCGCTCGAAGTGGTCGATCCCGCCGCGCACAGCCTTTCGCGGGATCACACTCCGCGCAGCGCGACGCTGCCGACGCTCACAGACGAGCAAACCGCCGCCGTCGAAGCGATCCGCGACGCGCAAGCCTTCGCGCCGTTCCTGTTGCATGGCGTGACGGGCAGCGGCAAGACGGAGGTCTACTTGCGGGCGCTGGCGGGACTGCTGGCGACCAATCCGCAGGCGCAGGCGCTCGTCCTCGTGCCCGAGATCAATCTGACGCCGCAATTCGAGGCTGCGTTCCGCGCGCGCTTCGCGTCGATGGACGATACCGAAATCGTCACGCTGCACAGCGGTCTTGCCGAGGGCGAGCGCGCCCGCAACTGGTTTGCCGCGCACACCGGGCGGGCGCGCATCGTACTGGGCACGCGGCTCGCCGTGCTGGCGTCGCTGCCGCATCTGGCCATCATCGTCGTCGACGAGGAGCACGACCCGGCGTACAAGCAGCAGGAAGGCTTGCGCTATTCCGCGCGCGATCTCGCCATCTGGCGAGCGAAGCAAGTGGACGTGCCCGTCGTGCTCGGCTCGGCTACGCCGTCGCTGGAAAGCTGGTGGCAGGTCGAGCAAGGACGCTACACGCGGCTCACGTTAACGCGCCGCGCCGTCGCTGACGCAGTGCTGCCAACCGTCCACCTCGTCGACCTGGAAGACGAGCAGCGGCGTGGACGCGCTTCAGTGGAGGGCTTGTCGGGGCCGCTGATCGCGGCACTGAAGGCGCGCCTCGAGCGAAAGGAACAGAGTCTCGTGTTCCTCAACCGTCGCGGCTACGCGCCGCAGCTGGCGTGCGACGCATGCGGATGGGTCGCGGGCTGCCCGCGATGCAGTGCCTACGTCGTGCTGCACAAGCCGGAGCGCGCACTGCGCTGCCACCACTGCGGCTGGGAATCGCGCATTCCGCGCTCGTGTCCGGAATGCGGCAATGTCGATATCGCGCCGCTCGGACGCGGAACGCAGCGTATCGAAGAAGCGCTCGCCGGCGCGGTGCCGGGCGCGCGCGTGCTGCGCATCGATGCCGACAGCACGCGGCGCAAGGGCAGCGCGCAGGCGTTGTTTTCGGACGTGCACGCGGGCGAGGTGGATATTCTCGTCGGCACGCAGATGATCGCGAAGGGCCACGATTTTCGCCGGGTGTCGCTGGTGGGCGTGCTGAACGCCGACACAGCGCTGTTTTCCCACGACTTCCGCGCGAGCGAGCGCCTTTTCGCGCAACTGATGCAGGTGAGCGGCCGGGCGGGCCGCGCCGGTCTGCCAGGCGAGGTGCTGGTGCAAACGCGCTATCCGCGTCATGCGCTGTATCACGCGCTGGCTCGCCACGATTACGTCGGCTTCGCCAATTCGACGCTGGCCGAACGGCGCGACGCGCATCTGCCGCCGTTCGTCTATCAGGCGATGCTGCGCGCCGAAGGCCGCACACTGGACGCCGCGCTGACGTTCCTGCAACAGGCGGCGGCCGTGCTGACCGACATTCCCGCTGCCAGCCGCGTGACCGTCTACGACGCCGTGCCGCTCACCATCGTCAAGGTGATGCACGTGCATCGCGCGCAATTGCTGATTGAAAGCGCGTCGCGGGCGGCGTTGCAGACGACGCTACGTGCCTGGCAACCCGTGTTGCGCACACTGAAAGGCGTGCTGCGCTGGAGCATCGAAGTCGACCCGCTCGACATCTAG